One genomic region from Candidatus Cloacimonadota bacterium encodes:
- a CDS encoding bifunctional DNA-formamidopyrimidine glycosylase/DNA-(apurinic or apyrimidinic site) lyase → DPSALEPHKHERARILLMGNDAIRFIDPRTFGKISLLKSVILSKFMPILGPEPLSTDFNTNYLQKVLAGRNAPIKNLLLDQSLVAGLGNIYVCELLYRAKVQPQRQGKSISPKEAKLIVKHGKAVLQEALQVGGTSISDYRRIDDKSGEFQNFLQAYQKPTCPKGHKMHNIRLGGRSSFYCPLCQK, encoded by the coding sequence ACGACCCCTCCGCATTGGAGCCCCATAAACATGAACGTGCCCGGATATTGCTAATGGGAAATGATGCAATTCGCTTTATCGATCCTCGTACGTTTGGCAAGATTAGCCTTCTAAAAAGCGTAATCTTGAGTAAGTTCATGCCAATATTGGGACCGGAACCTCTATCTACGGATTTTAACACCAACTATCTGCAAAAGGTTCTTGCGGGGCGTAATGCACCCATAAAAAATTTGCTTTTAGATCAAAGCTTGGTAGCCGGCTTAGGTAATATCTACGTGTGCGAGCTTTTGTATCGGGCAAAAGTGCAACCTCAGCGACAGGGAAAGTCCATCAGCCCAAAAGAGGCAAAACTGATAGTCAAGCACGGAAAAGCTGTTCTACAAGAAGCCTTGCAAGTGGGTGGAACCAGTATTTCAGATTATCGGCGCATAGACGATAAAAGCGGTGAATTTCAGAACTTTTTGCAAGCATATCAAAAACCAACATGCCCTAAGGGGCACAAGATGCATAATATCCGCTTGGGAGGACGCTCCAGTTTTTATTGCCCTTTGTGCCAAAAATAA
- a CDS encoding TfoX/Sxy family protein, which produces MASKKETMEYVLDQLQALDGVFARKMFGEYSIYYKDKVVALLCDDQLFVKVTKMGEQFIQEPEYAPPYPGAKNLLLIAEEDWEDADWLCELIRITEPEVKPPKKKKPKSKA; this is translated from the coding sequence ATGGCAAGCAAAAAGGAAACTATGGAGTATGTTTTAGATCAGCTTCAGGCTTTGGATGGCGTATTTGCCCGCAAAATGTTTGGAGAATATAGCATCTACTACAAGGACAAGGTTGTTGCTTTGCTGTGCGATGATCAGCTCTTTGTAAAAGTAACAAAGATGGGAGAGCAATTCATCCAAGAACCCGAATACGCACCTCCATATCCTGGCGCAAAAAACCTATTGCTTATTGCTGAAGAGGATTGGGAAGATGCAGATTGGCTTTGTGAATTGATCCGAATTACCGAACCGGAAGTAAAGCCACCCAAAAAGAAAAAACCAAAATCCAAAGCTTAA